Below is a window of Micromonospora chersina DNA.
CCTCGGCGTGACGGTCACCACGTACGTGGTGGACGTGGAGCAGGAGCTGCTGCGCCCGCTCCCCGAGCCGGGTCGGCCGCTGCCGGATCCACTGCCGATCGACACCAGCCTGCCCGGGCGCGCCTACAGCGAGGTGCGGGTGCGCACCGGGCAGGACGGCCGGCTCTGGGTTCCGGTGGTCAACGGCACCGAGCGGCTCGGCCTGCTGGAGGTCCGGCTGCCGGCCGGTGCGGACCCGGACGATCCCGCGCTCCGGGACGGCTGCCGGAAGATCGCGGGCCTGGTCGGGCACCTGGTGACCAGCAAGTCCTCGTACGGCGACGGCCTCCAGCGCGTCCGCCGCAGCGAGCCCATGGCGGTCTCCGCCGAGCTGCTCTGGCAGCAGCTGCCCCCGCTCACCTTCGCCATCGACACGGTCGTGGTCAGCGCGATCCTGGAGCCCTGTTACGAGGTGGGCGGGGACGCGTTCGACTACGCGCTGGACGGCGGCCGGCTCGCGCTCGCGGTGCTGGACGGGGTCGGGCACGGGCTGCCCGCGACCTTGACCACCTCGGTGGCGCTCGCCGCCCTGCGGGCCGCCCGGCGCACCGGCGGCGGGCTCGCCGAGCAGGTCGCCGCTGTCGACGCGGCCCTGCTCAGCCAGTGGCGGGACGGGCGGTTCGTGACCGCCGTCCTGGCCGAGGTCGAGGTCGACACCGGGCTGGTCCGGTACGTCAACGCCGGCCATCCCGCCCCGGTGCTGCTGCGCCGGGGACGGGCGGTGCGGGCCCTGACCGGCGGCCGGCGCCCGCCGCTCGGACTGAACCTGCCCGGTGGCGAGCCGGGCGAGGCCCGACTGGAGCCGGAGGACCGGCTGCTGCTCTACACCGACGGCGTGACCGAGGCCCGCGACGCGACCGGGGAGATGTTCGGTCTGCCCCGGCTGGCCGATCTGGCCGAGCGGCACATCGGCTCGGAGCTGCCGGCGGCGGAGACGCTGCGCCGGCTGAGCCGCGCCGTGGCCACGCACCGCGGCACCGCCTCCCAAGACGACGCCAGCATGGTGCTGGTGGAGTGGTCCGGCGCGGCGGCGGCCCGGATGGAGCCCTGAGGCGTTCAGCGGAGGCGGCGCCAGCCGGGTTCCACGGCGGTGCCGTCGTCGTCCCGTCCGCCCGGCCAGCCGAGCAGGACGTCGACCGCGGTGATCCGCAGCACCCGGGCGACCAGGGGCTGAGGATCGGCCACCCGGAGTGTGGCGCCGCGGCCGACCGCCTCCGCGGCGCCGCGCAGCAGGGCGGCCACCCCGGTCGAGTCGAGGAAGGCGACACCGCCGAGGTCGACCACGACCTCCAGCAGGCCCGGCCGGTCCAGCACGCCGTCGAGCGCCCGGTCGAACGCCGGCGTCCCGGCCATGTCGAGGTCGCCGACCGGGCTGAGGACCAGCCGGCCCGCCCCCGCGTCCCGCGTACCGATCTCCATGACCCACCCGTCCGCTCCGTCGACGCCGTCGCGACCATACCGGCCGCGCGGGACCGGCGCGACGGACGCCCCTCTTGAACGCGTTCAAATCTTGTCGTAGGCTGAGCCGGACTTCGATTTGAACGCGTTCAAGAGAGGCGACGGGGATGGATGCGAAGGTCTGGATGTACCTGGCCTACCTCACGGTCAGCATCGGGCTGACCGTCTGGGTGGCCCGGGCGCTCTCCCGCAACGGGCTGGTGTTCTTGGAGGACGTCTTCGCCGAGAAGCGGCTGGCGGACGCGGTCAACAGCCTGCTGGTGGTCGGCTTCTACCTGCTCAACCTCGGCTACGTCACGGTCGCCATGAAGGAGTCCGACCCGGTGGCCGACACCAGCCAGGCACTGGAACAGCTCTCCATGAAGGTGGGCCTCGTGCTGCTGGTCCTCGGCGCGCTGCACTTCTTCAACGTGTTCGCGCTCGGCCGCTACCGCCGCGGGCGGCTGCGCCAGCAGGCAGCCGCGCACCCGCCGCTCGCCCCGGTCGGCTACCTCCCGCCGCAGGGCGGTTCCCGACCGGTCAACCCGGCCGGGCCCACGCCGGCGCAGACGCCGCCCGTCCCGCCACGATGACGCTCGCCCCGGGCGGGCGCCCGACGGATCCCACCGGGCACGGGGCCGGTGGGATCCGCGGGTTCACCGTCCTCTACGACGCGCACTGCCCGCTCTGCCGGGCCGCCCGGCAGTGGCTCGCGTCGCGCGCCCAGCTCGTACCCCTGGAGTTCGTGCCGGCCGGCTCGGCGGAGGCCCGGCGGCGCTTCCCCGGGCTCGACCACGACGCCACGCTGCGGGACCTCACCGTGGTGGCCGACACCGGCGCGGTCTACGCGGGCGACGGCGCCTGGTTCGCCTGCCTCTGGGCCCTGGCCGACCACCGCGGGACGGCCGAGCGGCTGGCCCGCCCGCACCTGCTGCCGCTGGCCCGGCGGATGGTGACGACCGCCTCCGCGGTACGTGAGCTGGTCCGGGAACCCCGGCCGGACCCGGGATACGGTGACGACGATGACCGAGCAGACTGCGCCGACGACCGCTGCGGACGGCCCGAGCACCGGGGCGACCGCCCGGGGTGAGCAGACCCGCCAGCTGATCCTGGACACCGCCATGCGGCTGTTCCGCGAGCGGGGGTACGCGCGCACCACCATGCGCGCCATCGCCCAGGAGGCCGGCGTGGCGGTGGGCAACGCCTACTACTACTTCGGCTCCAAGGAACACCTGATCCAGGAGTTCTACGCGGACACCCAGCGCGAACACCAGCAGGTGGCGGCGCCCGCGCTGGCCCGCGAGCGGGACCTCGCCGCCCGGCTGGCCGCCGTGCTGCACGCCGGGGTGGACGTGCTGACGCCGTACCACTCGTTCGCCGCCAGCTTCTTCAAGACGGCGGCCGAGCCCACCTCGCCGCTCAGCCCGTTCTCGGCCGAGTCGTCCGGCGCGCGGGAGGCGTCGGTCGCGCTCTTCCGCGAGGTGCTGGAGGGCTCGACCACCAAGGTCGACGCCGAGCTGCGCGAACCCCTGCCGGAGCTGCTCTGGCTCGGCTACATGGGCGTGGTCCTCTACTGGGTGCACGACCGCTCCCCCGGCCAGGCCAAGACCCGCCAGCTCATCGACGGCGCGGTCCCGCTCGTCGACCGGCTGGTGGGGCTGTCCCGGCTCCGGGTGCTGCGCCCCGTGACGCGCCAGGTGGTCGCCTTGATCCACACGTTGCGTCACTGACCACCCCGGCCACCCCGGCCGGCTGAAGCGCAGGTCAAGTCCGTAACCGGACAGGGGTCACCGGCCCGTCACCCCTTGCTCGACACGCGGTGGACACATAGCGTTACCAGGGTCGGGACCTGGGGGGAGAGGCCGCGGACCGTGGATCCGGCCCGGGATCCACGGTCCGCGCCCGCCTCACCGCGGGAAGACCCCGTACGAGGTCCAGCCCCGGTCCGGGAAGCCGGCCGCCTCGGCCACCCGCGCCGAGGCGTGGTTGTCGTGGTTGTGCAGGTAGGTGGGGACCGCGCCCTCGTCCAGCACCCGCCGCGCCGCCTGGGCGACCAGCCGCCGGGCCAGCCCGCGCCCCCGCGCCGCCGGCGCCGTGCCCACCGCCAGCTCGTGGCCGTACGCGTCGTGCCGCTTGATCCCCGCGCCCGCCTGGTACGCCCCGTCGGCGTCCCGGACCACCAGCACCTCCCGGTCGAACAGCCGCAACCACGGCGGCAGCCCGGGCGTGGTGGGCGCGACCCACTCGCCGACGTCCGGCAGCGGCGCCGGGGCGGTGCTCCACCGGAACTGCCCGGCGTGGGTGGTGAACTCCGGCGTGCCGACCGCCGCCGGGAGGGCGGGCAGCAGGCTGCCGTCGGGCCGCTCCCGGACCAGCTCCCGGATCGCGGCGGCCCGGTCCGGCGGCACCGACAGGAGCGCGCACTCCGGTGAGGCGACCGCGATGGCCGGGCGCAGCCGGCCGTCCCAGGCCGGGCGGGCCCGCCGGTGCGACCGGACCACGTGCAGCCCGGGACCGGCCGGCCACTGCCCCAACCAGGTCGCCAGGTGCAGGAACAATCGCCGGTCGAGCACGTGATCACGGTACGCCCGCCGCGCCGGTCCGGCGCGCCGGATGCGCCCGCCCGGCGCCGTAAGAACTCGGCAATGGATCGACCACCCGCCCGTGACTACGCTGGCCTCCGGGTACGGGGAGGTACGCCGTGGCGCAACGGGTGCTGGTGGTCGACGACGACCGGACGGTCGCCGACGTGGTCTGCCGCTACCTGGAGCACGCCGGCTACGAGGTCGGCCACGTCGGGGACGGGGCCGCCGCGCTGGCCGCCGTGTCCCGCCAGCCGCCACAGCTCGTCGTGCTCGACCTCATGCTGCCGGTGCTGGACGGGCTGGAGGTCTGCCGGCGGCTGCGGGAGCGGCCGGACGGCGTACCCATCGTCATGCTCACCGCCCGCGGCGACGAGGCGGACCGGATCCTCGGCCTGCAACTGGGCGCGGACGACTACCTGAGCAAGCCCTTCTCCCCCCGTGAGCTGGTGCTGCGGGTCCGCTCGGTGCTGCGCCGGGCCGGCGGCGACCCGACCGGCGTACCCCCGGAACTGCTCACCGACGGCGGCCTGGAGGTGGCGACCGGCCCCCGGGTGGCCCGGCTGCACGGCCGGGAGCTGACCCTGACCCTGCGCGAGTTCGACCTGCTGGCGCACCTCATGCGGCACCCGGCGCGGGCGTTCCGCCGGGCCGAGCTGCTGGAGCGGGTCTGGGGGTGGCGCTTCGGCGACCAGTCGACGGTGACGGTGCACGTGCGACGGCTCCGGGAGAAGATCGAGGCCGACCCGGCCGCGCCCCGCCGGATCGTCACCGTCTGGGGCGTCGGCTACCGGTACGAGCCGGCCGATGCGTGACCTCGCGCTGATTTTCGGGGCGGCCCTGGTCGCGGCGCTCGCCGTCGGGCTGGCCGGCGCCGTGGCGCTGCGGGCGCTGCGCGGCCGGTCGATCACCGTGCACATCTCCGTGCTGCTCGCCATGACGGTCGGCGCCGTGGCGGCCGGCGTGGCGGTGGTCGCCGAGGCGATGTTCCTCTCCCCACACGACCTCGAGGTGGTGCTGACCACGGTGTCCGCCGCCGCCGTGGTGAGCCTCGCCGTCGGCTGGCTGTTCGGTCGCCGGCTGGCCGCCGCGGCCGTCTGGGCCGACCAGGCGCGGGAGCGGGAACGCCGGATCGAGAAGGGACGCCGCGACCTGGTCGCCTGGGTCTCGCACGATCTGCGCACCCCGCTCGCCGGGCTGCGGGCGATGGCCGAGGCCCTGGAGGACGGGGTGGTGGACGACCCGGCGACGGTGGCCGAGTACCACCGCCGGATCCGGGTGGAGACCGACCGGATGACCCGGCTCGTCGACGACCTGTTCGAACTGTCCCGGATCAACGCGGGCGCGCTACGGCTGTCGCTGTCCGCGGTGCCGCTCGGCGACGTGGTCTCCGACGCCCTCGCCGGCACGGCGCCGCTCGCCGCCGCGCGCCGGATCCGGCTCCTCGCCCCCGAGTCGGGCTGGCCGACGGTGACCGCCAGCGAGCCGGAGCTGGCCCGGGTGGTGGGGAACCTGCTGCTCAACGCGATCCGCTACACCCCGGATGACGGCACCGTCCGGGTGGACGCCGGCCGGGACGCCGACACCGCCTGGCTGGCCGTCGCGGACACCTGCGGCGGGATCCCCGAGCGCGACCTGCCCCGGGTCTTCGACGTGGCGTTCCGGGGCGAGCCGGCGCGGACCCCGCGCGCCGCCGACGACGGCGGTTCGGGCGGTCTGGGGCTGGCCATCGTGCGCGGGCTGATTGAGGCGCACGGCGGGCGGGTAGATGTCCAGAACATCAGCGACGGCTGCCGGTTCGTGGTCCGGTTGCCGGCCACGGGAACCTGACGCATCGATCCCGCGTCATATTCATTTCCATACATGTACAAGTTTCTCTGGGACGGTAATGGTCATGCCGAATCAGCCGAATGACCGGTACCAGCAGGACGCCGAGCAGCGCTGGCAGGCCGTCGAGGCCGCCGGGCGGTTCCCGGCCCAGGCCGACTACCGGGGGGCCCGGCGCGGGTCGCTCTCCTGGGCGGAGCTGAACGCGCTGCCCGCCGGCGCCTCCACCCGGCGCGGCCTCACCGCCCGCTGACACGCCCGGGCCGCTCCGCACCGAGCTTTCGCACACCTGTCCTGTAGCGTCTTGTGGTCCGAATCCGGCCAACCACAGGAGAAGCTCCGCGCATGGGCAAGAAGACGATCCACGTCTCCGACTTCAGCGGCCAGGTGCTGCGCCCCGACGACGAGGTGGTCAGGGTCGTCGTGCTGGAGCACCCGGACCTGGTCGCCGGGCCCGTGCAACTCGACGCCACCCCGGTCGAGGTGGAGAGCATCGACGACGCCGCGCTGGACGTGGCCGTGGTGGAGATCCACGACAAGCACGGCGGGGGCGAACCGCGCCGGGTGGTGCTGACCGCCAGCGAGTTCGACGCCATGGCCACCGACGTGCCCATGGCGCAGTTGCTGCGCACCGCCGAGCGGGTCAAGCCGCCCAAGGCCCGGCGCGGCGCCGAGAAGGTCGACTACGGCACCATCGAGCACGCCGGCAAGCCGCACCGCGGCCGGGTCACCGAGGAGGAGGCCCGGCTGGTCCGCGACCGGCTCGACGAGGTGAACAAGCGCCTCGCCGACGCCGGGATCCGCCAGGTCGACCCCGCCGACCCGGAGCACGCGGCCCGCTACGGCTTCCCCACCGCCTGACGCGCCCGTGCCGGGCACGCGCCCCCGTGGCGCGTGCCCGAAGCGGCGCGGGTGTGGTTCAGGCCCGCTTGCGGGTGATCTCGGCCAGGGCGCCCTCGACCGCGGACTCCAGGGCCGCCTTCTCCAGCCCGAGCCCGGTGAGCACGCCGTCGCCGCCCTCCTCCTCGAGCAGGGCCAGCAGGATGTGCTCGGTGCCGACGTAGTTGTGGCCCAGCCGCAGCGCCTCCCGGAAGGTCAGCTCCAGGACCTTCTTGGCCCGCGCGTCATAGGGGATGAGGTCCGGGACCTGGTCGGCCTTCGCCGGCAGGGTCGCGGTGACGACCTCCCGCAGCCGCTCCAGGGGTACGCCCCGAGCCACGATCAGCGCCGCCGCCAGGCCCTCGGGCTCGGCGAGCAGGCCGAGGGCGACGTGCCCCGGCGTTATCTCGGCGTTCCCGGCGGCGCGCGCCTCCTCCTGTGAGGACAACACGACGTTGCGGGCCCGCGGGGTGAACCGGCCGAAGCCGGCGTTCGGGTCGAGCGCGGCGGCCGTCTCGGCCTTCGCGGCGGACCGCTTCTGGGCGGCCTGCTTGCTCACCCCCATGCTGCGGCCGATCTCCGTCCAGGAGGCCCCCGACCGGCGGGCCTGGTCGACGAAGTGCCCGATCAGGTGGTCGGCGACGTCGCCCAGGTGGTCGGCGACCAGGACGGCGTCGGCGAGCTGGTCGAGGGCGTCCGTGTGCGCCTTCTTGATGCCGTCGATCAGGTCGTCGAGGCGTACCGGGTGGTTCATCTTCAGCGGCTCTGTCTCCTCCATGCGTCAACCATAGGTTGACGGCAGCCCTCCGTCAACCATCGGTTGACGATCCACGGGAGCAGTGGACGGCAAAGCGCCCCGGCCCGCGGGAGCGGGTCGGGGCGCTTCGGTTGGCGTGCGGTCAGGCGACGAAGCGGGTGCGGCGGCGCCGGGCGATCAGGTAACCGCCTCCGCCGAGCAGCCCTCGCTGCTCCACTGTGGCCTGTCCAACACCGAAGGCCGGCACCCGCTCGGGGTACCGGCCTTCGTGCGTGTGTCAGCTGTTCCAGTTGTGGGCGACGATGTCGGCGGCCTGCTGCTCCCACTGCGCGTACGCATCCGGGTAGGCCGAGACCTGCACGGTCTGAGCGGCCTCGGTCAGCGGCATGTCCTGCCACCCGTCAACCTGCTTCAGACCCTTCAGGAACGCCAGCGTCGAGTACTCCGGATCGGTGATCTGCTCCGGCGTGCCCCAACCCGAGGACGGGCGCTGCTGGAACAGGCCCAGCGAGTCATGGTCGTTGCGGTCGCCGAGGTGACCCAGGTTCTCCAGCTTCGACTCCTGCAGCGACGTGGCGATCGAGATGACCGCCGCCCGCTCCGGCAGACCGGCCTTCTTCGTCGCGGCGATGATCGCCTTGGCGTTGGCCAGCTGCTCATCGTTCAGGTCGATGTGCGACTGCGCGCCCTGCACACCGTGCGGGATCAGCTTGTCACCCTGCACGCTCACCGCGACCGGCTTGCTGCCCTGCACGGGGGCGGCGTCGGCGTGAGCGGCGATCGGACCGGCGAACACACCACCGGTGAAAGCCAGACCAGCAATACCGAGAACGCTCTTCCGCAGCATCGTGTTCATGGGGGAAAGCTCCATTCGGGGGTTGGCGCACCACGCCGATGGGGGTCGGCGTGTGCGCAAGCACCGTCAGGCGCTCAAAAGAAGTCTTGGGGGGATCCGGCGTGCGGGGCGGGGCCTCTTCGTCGCGCCGGGACCATGTACAACGACCGGCAGCCCACCATCATTCCGGGCCCGACCACCCCGCCTGGCGGGGCGCCCTTCCTCGGCCGTTCACGCAGATACAACGACGCCCACCCGCCGACCATTCCGCCGCCAGAGTGCCGCCGACCACGGCGAACCGGACAATACGGCCCAGATGACCTCGGTCGGGGCACGTCATGTAGGTATCCCCCACCGGGAGACATACATAGCGTTCCACCCAGCGGCGTTGGCAGCGAACGAACCGGACATCAGCCCCGGTCCCGTGCCGGGGGGGCACCACCGGAACGGCCTGCCGCCACCGCAGGCCCAGGGGTCGCCGCTCTGCAGCCACGGACGCACCACGTCCCCACCAGGGCCGCTGCGTGAATGGCTGCAGAGCAAAGGCACCTCGCACCCACGGTGCGGGGCAGGCGGACGTGATCGCGCCGATCGGGTGCCGGAGCGGGGTGAGTCAGGCCAGGGGTCGACAGACGCCCCCCAAGCCGGCGGCAGACGGCATCGACAGCGTCTCGATCTCGCATGAGCCAAGCGGTGCGGCGGCGGCGAGCCGGACCCTGAAATGCGTCAGGCCCGGTCCGAGAGGACCGGGCCTGACCGAACCGTGCGCCGCCAGGGACTCGAACCCCGAACCCGCGGATTAAGAGTCCGCTGCTCTGCCAGTTGAGCTAGCGGCGCTCGTCGGCAACGGCAGGAACGGTAACACGCCGCCGATCGGCCCCTTCCAGGGGCGGCCACCCTTTGGCCCAGGGTGCCGGCGGCTACGGCCGGAGCACCACCCGCCGGCCTGAGCCAGCATGAACAAGAGGCCAAAAGACTCAGGCCCGGTGCATCGCACCGGGCCTGAGTTTCGCTTGTCGTGCGCCGCCAGGGACTCGAACCCCGAACCCGCGGATTAAGAGTCCGCTGCTCTGCCAGTTGAGCTAGCGGCGCTCGCTGACAACGGGAAGAACCTTAGCACGCCCCCAGACCCGGGTTCCAATCCGATACCGGGCTCCACCCTTCGGACGAGCTTAACCGGCGAAAGCGCACAAAGTTCGCAGCTCCCCGGCCGAGGGGCGCAGAGCACGGGCGCTCATGCGGCACGATGTCCGCCAGGCACGCGAGAACAGAGGTGGGGATGGGCAGGTTCGCGCGGACCGGGGCGATGGTGGGCGTCCTGGTCCTCACGGCGTCGCTGGCACTGACCGGGTGCGGCGACGACCAGAAGAAGCCGGCGTTCGTGGCCGGCGCGCAGCAGGGCGACGGGGTCCCGACCACGTCGCCGGACACGACGGGCGACCCGAGCGAGCCCGCCCTGCCGGCGTTGGCGGTGAGCCCCGCCGACGGGTCCGACAAGCGGCCGGTCAGCACCGAGATCAGCGCCCGGATCCCGGGTGGCGGCAAGGTGTCGAAGGTCGTCCTCACCGCCGCCGACGGCGCCACCGTCGCCGGCCGGCTGCGCCGGGACGGCTCGTCGTGGGTGCCGTCGGCCCCGCTGAAGTACGCGACCAGGTACACCGCCACGGTCACGGGCACCGGCACGGACGGCCAGACCCGGCAGGGCAGCAGCAGCTTCACCACGATGGCCAAGCCGAAGTCGATGATCGGCTCGGGGCTCTACATGTTCAGCGGCAAGACGTACGGGGTGGCCATGCCGGTGGTCGCCGAGTTCTCGCCGGGCATCCCGAAGAAGGACCGCGCCGCGGTGCAGAAGCGGATGTTCGTGCAGACCGACCCGCCGCAGCCGGGCGCCTGGCACTGGCTCTACAACGGCACGCAGGCCTACTACCGAGCACCTGAGTACTGGAAGCCGGGCACCACGATCACCGTCCGGCTGGCGCTGGCCGGGATCCCGCTGAGCAACGGCCGCTACGGCAACGTCGACCGCAGCGCCACCGCCAAGATCGGCCGCGCGTTCGAGATGAAGGTCGACAACGCGACCAAGCAGATGACGGTGTACGAGAACGGCGCGGTGGTCCGCACCCTGCCCGTGAGCCTCGGCAAGAAGAGCACTCCCTCCTCCAGCGGCACCATGGTGGTGATGGAGAAGAAGGAGTCCACGGTCTTCGACACCCGCGACGAGCCGGATCCCGACAACCAGTACGTCACCAAGATCGACTTCGCGCAGCGGCTCACCTGGGGCGGCGAGTACATCCACGCGGCGCCCTGGTCGGAGGGGGTGCAGGGCCGGGCGAACGTCTCGCACGGCTGCGTCAACGTCTCGATGGCGAACGGCCGGTGGCTCTTCGGCAAGACGCTTGTCGGCGACCCCATCACGGTGCGGGGCACGGAGCGGCGGCTGGAGCCGGGCAACGGCTGGACGGCTTGGAGCATGAGCTGGTCGCAGTTCGTCGAGGGCAGCGCCCTGCCGGTGCCGGAGGGCGGCCAGGGTTCGCCCTTCTGAGCAGGCGTAACGTGGGCGGACGCGGCATCGCCGGCGACCGTTCGGCCACGTACGGGCGGGTGGAGGATGGACCACTCCGATCGACAAAGCGCCGCAGGATATCGGAATCGTTACATCACGGGCGGGGTGTTTCGGTTCACGTCCGGCAACGGGTAACCGTTCCGGTGCGTCTGTAGGGGACGATGGGACCCGGGACCACGACTGTGAGGGAAGCATGCGAGCTAGCCAGGACGAGCTGATCCGGGGCGGGACCGCCCGGCGCGGCGGGCGACGCCGCGTGTTCGCGGCGGCGGTGCTCGCCGCCGCCATGGCCCTGACCGGCTGCACCGGCAGCGGCGGCGACGACAAGCCGTCGAGCTGGCAGGGTGGCGGGGAGAAGGGCCCGAAGGCGTCGGCCACCATCACCGAGCCCGCGGCCGACGCCAAGGACGTGCCGGCCTCCACCGCCGTCACCTTCACCACGAAGGAGGCGGAGGAGACCACCGTCGAGCTGAAGGACTCCGCCGGCAAGGTCGTCGAGGGCCAGCTCGCCAAGGACGGGAAGAGCTGGCTGCCGGACGGCGCGCTGGCCTACGGCGAGACCTACACCGCGACGGTGACCGCGACGGGCGACGACGGCAAGCCGGCCACCGCCACGAGCACCTTCACCACCATGGCCAAGCCGGGCAAGCAGATCCGGGTCACCAGCTTCCTCGGCGACAACCAGGTCGTCGGGGTGGCCATGCCGCTGATCGTCAAGTTCGGCCGGGCCATCCCGGAGGACTACCGCGACGACCTCCAGCGCCGCATGACGGTCACCGCGAAGCCCGCCCAGGAGGGCATCTGGCACTGGGTCAGCCCGACCGAGGTGCGCTACCGGCCGAAGGAGTTCTGGAAGGCCAACAGCACGGTCACCTACAAGGTGCAGGCGGGTGGGCTGCCGCTCGGCGACGGCTGGTACGGGCGTTCCGACCTCACCGTCGACATCAAGATCGGCCCGTCGTTCGTGATGACCGTCGACAACCGCACCAAGAAGATGACGGTCACCAGGGACGGCCAGGTGATCAAGACGATCCTGGTGAGCCTCGGCAAGAAGACCACCCCGTCGTCCAGCGGCACCATGGTGGTGATCGAGAAGCTCCGCCACACGGTCTTCGACACCATGGAGGAGCTGGGCCCGGAGGAGGGCTACCGCACCGAGATCGACTACGCCCAGCGGCTCACCTGGGGCGGCGAGTTCATCCACGCCGCGCCCTGGTCCGAGGGTGTGCAGGGCAGGACGAACGTCTCGCACGGCTGCGTGAACGTCTCGATGAAGGACGGCAACTGGCTCTTCGCCAACACCCGCATCGGCGACCCGATCACGGTGAAGGGCACCGAGCGCAAGCTCCAGAACGGCAACGGCTGGACCGACTGGAACATGAGCTGGGACGAGTACGTCAAGGGCAGCGCCGTGCCGTACGAGCCGCCGGCCGAGCCGGGCGACGACACCAGCCCGAGCGCGGACGAGCCGAGCGTCGAGCCGACCCCCTGACCGACGGACACTCCAGCGGCCTCCTCCATCCCGGAGGGGGCCGCCGGGCGTTGCGGGGCCGGAAACGACGGAAGCCCCCTCCCGGAGGAGGGGGCTTCGGTCTTCCTGGGGTGACTGATGGGAATTGAACCCACGACAACCGGGACCACAACCCGGTGCTCTGCCAACTGAGCTACAGCCACCATGCTCTCCGCGCCGGTCGGCCGGGCGGTGCGCGGACTAATAATAGCCACACCCCTGCCGGCCCCGTCCAGCGGGTTCGGGCCGGGCCGCCCGGCGGGGCTCAGAGCTGGGCGGCGATCCCCTTGGCGGTCTCCACGTCCGGGCCGGGCAGCGGCACGAAGACGGTCCGCCGGTAGTACTCCAGCTCGCGGATGCTCTCCCGGATGTCGGCCAGCGCCCGGTGGGCCAGCCCCTTCTGCGGCTGGCCGAAGTACACCCGCGGGTACCAGCGCCGGCAGAGTTCCTTGATCGAGGAGACGTCGATCATCCGGTAGTGCAGGTGGGCGTCGAGCCGGGGCATGTCCCGGGCGATGAAGCCCCGGTCCGTGGCGATGGAGTTGCC
It encodes the following:
- a CDS encoding L,D-transpeptidase, which produces MRASQDELIRGGTARRGGRRRVFAAAVLAAAMALTGCTGSGGDDKPSSWQGGGEKGPKASATITEPAADAKDVPASTAVTFTTKEAEETTVELKDSAGKVVEGQLAKDGKSWLPDGALAYGETYTATVTATGDDGKPATATSTFTTMAKPGKQIRVTSFLGDNQVVGVAMPLIVKFGRAIPEDYRDDLQRRMTVTAKPAQEGIWHWVSPTEVRYRPKEFWKANSTVTYKVQAGGLPLGDGWYGRSDLTVDIKIGPSFVMTVDNRTKKMTVTRDGQVIKTILVSLGKKTTPSSSGTMVVIEKLRHTVFDTMEELGPEEGYRTEIDYAQRLTWGGEFIHAAPWSEGVQGRTNVSHGCVNVSMKDGNWLFANTRIGDPITVKGTERKLQNGNGWTDWNMSWDEYVKGSAVPYEPPAEPGDDTSPSADEPSVEPTP